The Oncorhynchus mykiss isolate Arlee chromosome 20, USDA_OmykA_1.1, whole genome shotgun sequence genomic sequence TGCAATGAcataacacacagacagactattAAACAGCAAAGTTGTCATAGATTTCCAAACTTTGGTAAAATTCTGGTTGTTTTGCAACCCTAGGTGTATCTGTAGAACCAAGACAGTGTAGtatcagtgtgtatggtgtgtacCTGTAAAATCAGGACAAAGTAGTCGACAGGTTTGTTCCTCATATACAGGAAGTGCTGTGGTGCTCCTTTGTTCTTCCTGTCAAACTTAAGTTCCTGAACGACACTGGGGTGTTTGATTAGACAAAGAAGAATCTTCTCTGAGAGATGACATGGCTTGAAGGGCTCcacttctacacacacacacacacacacacacacacacagagagacggagagagagagacagacagagacagagacagaaagagagaggaaaataagaAAGATTGAGAGAGTAGAAAAAGAgaagtgtaaacacacacacatccatccacacacacacacacacacacatccatccacccatacatacacacacacacatccatccacccatacacacacacacacacacacacacacacatccatccacacacacacacacacacacacacacacacacacacacacacacacacacacacacacacacacacacacacacacacacacacacacacacacacacacacacacacacacacacacacacacacacacccatccacccatacacacacacatccatccacccatacacacacacatccatccacccatacacacacacacacacacatccatccacccatACACAGAGGTCCTACCTGTGGCCAGGAAACGGTGTGTAGCTAGCAGCAGTTGAGGGGATATCTTCACCTTCATCTCATTCTCTGACATTTTAAAGATAGAGAAGTCGTGTTGCTTCCTCTCATGGTGAGACACACGCCTCTTAGTCCTTTTATCAACTAGGGAACAATCAATGAATCAATTAACCAATCAATCCATCCATCACCAAAAcgtttgtttgtctctctctttgtcagacacacacacacacacacacacacacacacacacacacacacacacacacacacacacacacacacgcacactgcagAGAGAGCGTTAAGCCCCGATTAAGCCAGTGGTAATTATTTATGGGATAAGTTAATTACTTCTGATGAATTATGCATCAGATCACATTATGGGAGCAGCAGGGGGGGGGTTAAGGGGCGATCAATAGCTTAGAGggtgataggaagagagagagcgagagagagcgaaaaatgcactatatatacaaagtatatggacactccttcaaatgagGGAAtctggctatttcagccacatcagttgctgacaggtgtataaaatctaacacacagccatgaaatctccatagacaacagacattggcagtagaatggccttaatgaagagctcagtgactttcaacgtgccaccgtcacaggatgccacctttccaacaagtcagtccgtcaactttctaccctgctagagctgcccaggtcaactgtaactgctgttattgggaagtggaaacgtctaggagcaacaacggctcagccgcgaagtggtaggccacacaagctcacagaacggaagaGCCGAGTGCTGCAACGCGTAgcatgtaaaaatcgtctgtcctcggttgcaacactcactacctagttccaaactgcctctggaagcaacgtcagcacaataactgcttgtcgggagcttaatgaaatgggtttccatggctgagcagcagcacacaagcctacgatcaccatgcacaatgccaagtgttgggTGGAGTGAAGTAAAgatcgccgccattggactggagcagtggaaacacgttctctggagtgatgaatcacgcttcaccatctggcagtccgacgggcgAATCTggttttggcagatgccaggagaacgctacctgcccgaatgcatagtgccaactgtaatgtttggtggaggaggaataatggtctgggcctgtttttcatggtccgggccccttagttccagtgaagggaaatcttaacgttacagcatattctagacgattctgtgcgtctaactttgtggcaacagtttgcggaacagtttggggaaggctctttcctgtttcagccgactgcaagccaggcctagtGGGacgtggaaagtcttcccagaagagtagaggctgttataacagcaaaggggggaccaactccatattaatgcccatgattttggaatgagatgttggacgagcaggtgtccacatacttttggtcatgcagtgtatctataaagagagaaggagagttgtTATACATACTGTAGAGGTCTGTCTCGTCCACAATCTCAGACTTGATGATTTCTTCGATAACGTCCTCCAAAGTAACAATTCCCAGGACCTCATAAAAGGggtccccctccccctcactgtTCACCCTGTGGACTATGGCCAGGTGAGATTTACCTGGGAGAGAGATTAGGAGGAGAAAAatagggaggggggaagggagggagggagggagcggggaaggaggggggaggagtgaGAGGTTATCGAAATCAGCATTTACTTTCCGTGATTATGCTGTTATCAAAGCAGATTAAAAATCAACACCATCCAGGAGATTCTTACTGAAAGTAGCCGTTAAACCAGTGATTGATTCTCTCCCCAGATGAAATGAGTCATACATAGATAAGTCATATTTCTGTGTTAGTATTACTGACAACTGGCCAGATCCCAAAGGAAAATACCTTCAGTGGCAACTCTGTGTGGTTTCTTTCCATGGCATGTGAAAAATGTCATAATTTTTACAGTttcatttgagtaatttagcagatgctcttatccagagtgacttacaggagcaattaggtttaggtgccttgctcaagggcacatcaaaagatttttcacctagtcggcttggggattcaaaccagcagccTTTCGGTTGCTGGCCAAACgcttaacagctaggctacctgcttacATTTCATGTAAGACTCCTCACCTCCCAACTCCCTCCTAACCCCCTTGCCTTCCTGAATCAGCCTCCATcacaggggggagagggggaaggggagaggaggagagggggagaaggggaggagaaggggagagggggagaagaggaggagaggagagggggagagggggagaggggaagaaggggaggagagggggagagggggagggcagaggagaggagaggagaggaggagatggggagaggggagaggaggagaggaggagagggggaggacaggaggagaggagagcgtgcGACGTGTTGGTTGTCAAGTGTttctctgcgtgtgctcactgctcattgtCTGTCTGCATTGGATTTGGAATTGtgtttaataacctgcccagggactgtggTTGAAAATGAGCTAtatggctaaaaccggcacttttaataaaacattgattaatgtgcactgtccctgtaaaaatacaaataatctgAAACTCAAAAGTAATATATAATGAGTGTACAAAAAAATGTGGAACAAATGcttttccatgacatagaatgaccaggtggacccaggtgaaagctatgatcccttattgatgtcacttgttaaatccacttcaatcagtgtagatgaaggagaggagacaggttaaagaaggatgtttaagccttgagacagttgagacatggattgtgtgcgtACAGtgggccattcagagggtgaatggacaagacaagaaacgggcatggtagtaggtgccaggtgcaccggtttgagtaaAGAACTGCAAcagtgctgggtttttcacactcaacagtttcctgtttgcaccaagaatggtctaccaaccaaaggacatccagccaacttgattcaactttgtgaagcattggagtcaacatgggccagcatccctgctcTCCTCAGACGCTCTTACAGACAATAGAACATATTTGCCAGTGAACTGATCCTCTGGCAACCAGCAGCAGGGGCAACCCAGTAATCATGCGTGTGGACCAGCTTAAATGTGACACCggcctggaggaagaggagactgcGTCTGCAATGGTGGACAGAAAGCTCTGGAAGTTCCACTTCTACTGCCGTCGACCACAGACAACCAGATGATGATGAACGTGATAAACATACATTTCATTGAAACCGTGACTGTTACTTTGAGTCACTCCACAAAAATAATGTTGATAGAATAAGGCCCTCTTATCCAACTAATTTCCATAATTAAACCGTTCAGATGACCATCTCTGAGCCCTCACGGACAAGCCAACTGTGTCAATCTGAATAGCATATGAAAGAAGCCCTAGTCCTTTTCAATAAGCTCTCGTCCTAGTGGACACTGCTGTCTCCGTCCCAAAGCCTCCAGTGTGATTCCTGCTAACTGTCAGAGCACATGAAATCTACTTATGTTTACCATgcaacacacaggagagaaaccatgcCTGTTCATGTCATCCACTCAACAATCTACATTATTTTTATACAGCTGCTAAGAATGTACTGAGTATAAACACaaacccttcacacacacacacacgcacgcacgcacacacacacacacacacacacacacacacacacacacacacacacacacccacacacacacgcacgcacgcacgcacgcacacacacacacacacacacacacacacacacacacacacacacacacacacacacacacacacacacacacacacacacacacacacacgcgcattcCCCTGGCTGACGGCTGAACACGATGATTCATACTCTGGTTGTCATGGTAATTAGAAGAGATTATTCCAGCCTCCAGCTTCCTTCAACATTCTTACATGGATGGAGACACTAAGGACCGTTTACAGTCACTTTGTGACGTCTCTTCTGGTAGCTTAGCAGTTAGAACACAAAGgcaagtaactgaaaggtcgctggtttgaatacccgagccgacaaggtgaaaaatctgtcaatgtgcccttcagcaaggcacttaaccctaatttgctccaggggcgacATTCTTCTCTGGCTGACCTTGTAAAACAACATGCACTGCACCTAaattattatacatttttataGCTTCAAGGAAGTTGTTTAATGGATTATGAATATGGATAATAACTTTCTGTGACATACAGCAGCCTATACCATCACCTCCACTTGGACCTGCTGAGCCTGTCATCTTATATGACTGACTGTCCAGAGCATAACTGGATTTATATACACCCTGGATTCTCTGCTTTTCAGGACGAGGGAAGTGCTGTAATGGAACGGGTAAAGGCTAACTTGAACACTGCATTTATCTATAGATCACTTCTGTCAAACCGGCCAGCACCTGCTGAACAACATCATTGTTTTTTCTCATAGACCATGTGATACAGCGTGGAGGTGACTGAATGGCAGTAATCATGTGATTTATAAACGGTGAGCTCATTAGTGCTCTGATTGGTAACATGTATGTATTTTCTTACAAAATGGTGGTACATTTCCTACATATTTACCTGATTTTGCATTACATTTTTTCTCTCTACAACAGTGTATACTGATTTCAGGTGTGAGTGGGATCTACCTGGcccaggggcggactgggaccagaaatctgTCTTGGAGAAAATGTTTTCCTTGAGGCCCCCACATCGGCCCATTTTTTGTTTTACCCCCATTATTATCCAGATAATGATaattttgcacacaaaaaaaaaattgacattCCCACTGGCCCAAAAATGGACCAGCCTGAAATGCCAGATGGCCCGTCCGCCCCTAGCCCGACTTGAAATGCCAGATGGCCCGTCCGCCCCTAGCCCGGTCTGAAATGCCAGATGGCCCGTCCGCCCCTAGCCCGACTTGAAATGCCAGATGGCCCGTCTGCACCTAGCCGGTCTGAAATGCCAGATGGCCTGTCTGCCCCTAGCCGGTCTGAAATGCCAGATGGCCCGTCTGCACCTAGCCGGTCTGAAATGCCAGATGGTCCGTCTGCACCTAGCCGGTCTGAAATGCCAGATGACCTGTCTGCACCTAGCCGGTCTGAAATGCCAGATGGCCTGTCTGCCCCTAGCCGGTCTGAAATGCCAGATGGCCCGTCCGCCCCTAGCCCGACTTGAAATGCCAGGTGGCCCGTCCGCCCCTAGCCCGGTCTGAAATGCCAGATGGCCCGTCCGCCCCTAGCCCGACTTGAAATGCCAGATGGCCCGTCCGCCCCTAGCCCGGTCTGAAATGCCATATGGCCTGTCTGCCCCTAGCCCGTTCTGAAATGCCAGATGGCCCGTCCGCCCCTAGCCCGGTCTGAAATGCCATATGGCCTGTCTGCCCCTAGCCCGTTCTGAAATGCCAGATGGCCCGTCCGCCCCTAGCCCGGTCTGAAATGCCAGATGGCCCGTCCGCCCCTAGCCCGGTCTGAAATGCCAGATGGCCCGTCTGCCCCTAGCCCGGTCTGAAATGCCAGAGGGCCCGTCTGCCCCTAGCCGGTCTGAAATGCCAGATGGCCCGTCTGCACCTAGCCGGTCTGAAATGCCAGATGGCCTGTCTGCCCCTAGCCGGTCTGAAATGCCAGAGGGCCCGTCTGCCCCTAGCCGGTCTGAAATGCCAGATGGCCCGTCTGCACCTAGCCGGTCTGAAATGCCAGATGGCCTGTCTGCCCCTAGCCGGTCTGAAATGCCAGAGGGCCCGTCTGCCCCTAGCCGGTCTGAAATGCCAGATGGCCCGTCTGCACCTAGCCCGGTCTGAAATGCCAGATGGCCCGTATGCCCCTAGCCGGTCTGAAATGCCAGATGGCCCGTTTGCCCCTAGCCCGGTCTGAAATGCCAGATGGCCCGTCTGCCCCTAGCCGGTCTGAAATGCCCGGATGGCCCGTCCGCCCATAGCCCGTCCTATTACCTCTCTTGAACTCCTCCAGCATCACATCCAGTTTGGTGTCTCTGAACACACAGTGCATGGGGTGTTTGTAGAACTGGGTGATGGTCTTCAGCGGGGTGCAGTCATCCGGGTCCACAAACGCCAGGTCTTTGACGAACAGGATATCAACGATGTTGGACCTGTCGTTCTCATAGACCGGGATCCGGGTGAACCCGCTCTGCATGACGTCAGACATAGTACAGAAGTCTAGAACAGCATCTGAAGAGAGCATATAACAGTCCGCCAGAGGGGTGTGAACTTGTTCTACGGTCTTGGTGCGTAACTCCAGGGCGCCCTGGATGATGTTGAGTTCCTCTTTGACCAGGTCGTGGTAGGGGTCTGTGACGCGCAGCATGGCCACCAGTTTCTCTCTGGTGTAGAAGTTACTGATCTCCTGGTGAAGCATGATGTCTAGGAGCTTGGAGATTGGGTAGGagatggggaaggagaccagCATTAGAAGCCGGGTGGCCCAGATGGTTTTGGAGGCGATGGCTAGGCTGTGTCTGGACGCCACAGAGTGAGGCAGGATCTCTCCTATGAAGAATATCCCGAAAGTGCAGGTAGCAAGGGAGGTGGGAGTCATCCCTATAATCTGGCACATCCACACCACGAAACAGGTGTTGGTCAGCACGTTTCCCAGTACCACAGTACATAGGATGTAGTTGCCATGTTTACGCACGGATTCGATCTTGTGTGCGTATTTTTGTTCCTTCTCGGTGCCGCTGTTTTGGAGAACGCGGAGCTCGACGGGATCCATGGCTAGCATACTGATGTTCAGCCCGCTGCAGAGCGCAGAGAGCCCCAGTAGCATCAACGACACCCCCAACTGGAGCCACACATCCGCATGCGGGGGTCGCTCCACCACGGCTAGCCAGAAGTCTCTGGTGCTGAAATGCTCCCACTTCACCCCGTCAAACGCGCACATGGAGTAGTATTTGATCCGCTCATCTTTGCGCAGGTCTTTGGCGAGCAGCTCCACTATAGAATCAGAATCAAATTCCAAGAAGGTCATCATCAGACAAAAGAAAAACGCACAATAACATgtaagattattattattttttaaatgtaatctgaGATTGAACAACGATAAAAACGTAACTATAGACTAAATAAACGGACCTAGAACAGAGTTGTGGCTGGACGCAGACCTGAAGGAACCCAGGAGCTCGATGTCAGAACTCCGAGCATGCTCGTCCACGCACGGGTTCTGTTTGGGAGGGACCTAAATTCAAATTGATATTTTATCACGATATTTAGGTTATTTcataaaaactatttaatacataaCTTTAATGGTAAATGGTCAATACACTCAATAAACTGAccagtctctccccctctcctcgcTTTCGCTCTCCACCTGGTTCTTCTATGAAGGCGATCCATGGTGCGGCAGCGGCAGCTTCTGGTCTCCTACTCCCAGAGTGGTTGTTGGCTCTCTGTGTAACCGAGGATGCTGCGTAGTAAACCCGCAGCATGAAGCGCGTACCCTCGGTCGCCTGGAGCAGCCCGTCCTGCACTGACAGCTCCCCGGCTTTAGTGTCCTCTGGGCGGACGCCAAGCAATCCCTTCGCCTGGGctgggagaaagaagaggaggatgataaGGGTGAAGAGGTGAAACGACAGCTGGCGGTAGGGATGAGGTGAGATGCGATGAGGTGAGGAGGAAGCTACCGCAGCATCAGCAGCCATCATGCTGAATAAACTACAGAGGGACATTGGCGGAGGTTGGGTCACGTGGTCACGGTTTTTACGCTGGCTCTGCTTGAATCAGCATAACAGCTGGACAGGCACACACCGAGGAAAGTGGGAAGAGAGGGTTGGccgtgagtgagagagagagagagagagagagagagagagagagagagagagagagagagagagagagagagagagagagagagagagagagagcgagcgagcgagagagagagatcgggcATGTGTGGGCCTTACAAAATCCCATGCAGTACAATGACGTAATGTCATTTTGCGTGCCATTACAATCTAAAAATAGAAGACAGGAAATGCCCCATCATCAGAGCTACTTCCCAGGGTGACTGTCTGTCGCTCCGTGCAGAGACCACAATCATAGAAACACACCAaatagtctactctactctactctactgtgtgtgtgtgtgtgtgtgtgtgtgtgtgtgtgtgtgtgtgtgtgtgtgtgtgtcgtttttGGGGGGttatttactttactttactgttgatatttttgactacttttacttttactccactacattcctaaaaaatagatgtactttttactcccaaTCATTTCCCCTGAAACCCAAAAGTACTGTAACATTTCGAATGCTCAGGTAGGACAACAACATGGTCAAATTCACGCACCTGTCAATATAACgtttgtcatccctactgcctctgttctGGCAGACTCACTTAACACGAATACTGTGTtagtaaatgatgtctgagtgttggagttcGACCCTGCCTGTCTGTAAATGGTGCTTtctagtttgcttaatataaggaatttgatgtatagcatttacttgTGCTTTTTACTTTTTCTCAAGTATTAAagttgagtactttttccacttttttttctactttttccaatatactgaagtatatttaaaaccagataattttactcaattattattttactgggtgacttttacttttacttgagtgattttctattaaggtatgtttacttttactaaagtatgacaattgagtactttttccaccgctGTATGTATAGTCTTGCTAACACCAGACTGAGGCACAGCATGCTCTGTAGTCACGTGGGTCGTGCGTCAGCCAGGCTAGTGCGTACCTGTGCGTTTGTTCACTTTGTATCCCTGTTTGTCTATAAAGGCTATTTTTTTCACAATCGGCATTCTCCTCATCATCCGAGTCATTGCCATCACAATCATCCTCATCATAATTACCAGAATAATGATCATCCTAATCATAATTATCATCATCAGCATCATTATCACATTGGGTCAGTCGATTTGTTCTAGAAACTATTATAGAGTATTCCATGAGATGGCAGTGTAGACTCTCCACCAGCTCTGGAATCAAATTCCGCTGAAGGGGCTCTTCAACTGAAGTAGAGCTATTCATTTAGCCTCCTGATGTGAGTAATGTCATTTCATTTCACATTATAGGTTATAGACATTAAAGTGATTTAATTAGTATAGTATTAAATGCATAGTTGCATTTTAAAGCCAATAATAGGTTATGGGTCAATGTTTTGGGCCTTATTTCTAATGTTCTAATTATTTATAACcacaattattattttatatattatttaGACTTTTCAGGAACCAATCAGATTTAGGCAAACGACATTTTCTTAATTGTAGGCCTGGTGCCAAAGtccatttaaaatatattttcagatTTTAGTATAGCCTACATGTTAAACTAATGTAAGCCATACAACGAGAAATGTGGGCAGATTTAGCAAAGCACGCCATTCATTTGGTTTAATACTATGATAAATCAAAACACAGATAAGAACACGCAGGGACTTGGGCCATGTTCATTTGATTAACAGTGATACAAAAAATGCCATGAATAGAAACCATAGAGACGACAATATTCCTTGTTCCAAAACGTTGTGTCCTGCTGAGCCGGCCCTTGGTTGCTCTTTCGTCCAGTGGTAGGCCAACCTCTCTGCCTCTGCTATTCTCCTCCTAACCCAGCAGATTTCACACAAAAGCACGCTTCAGGTCCTCACACTTCGTCAATATTCGTAAGAGCGAGCGTCAACAGTGCCGTGACCCTTTCCTCACCTGTTTGAGACAGTGTGTCTAAAATCCTGCTTGTGGTGTGTCCGTAAAAAGCCTATTGTCACTCCTTTGCCCCCGCTCCCTCTCTGCTACCATGCTCCAAAATCACTTTTATTttccaaaatatattttcatttggaaGCATAATCGAAGTCAgatatgaataattttaaagaaATAATAAGCCATATAACCACAAAAATGTAAAGGTCTTATTGATCTCTTAAATTCTGTTCAAATCTTAAAGCTACATACATTTCAACAATGTACCTTTTCATATAGGCTATAATTGCTTCACAGACGAAATGGCTTTTACATGTAGAGAGATGTGTTCGTTGTTTAACTGTCTGTTGCACTTTCCCCCATGTAAATTACTATTTTtcgtttataatataatattattggGCTATtagggctgttgttgttgttattattattgtcataATTATTAGTATGTTATTCTTAGGGTATAGGACTATGGTGGTGTTGTTTACAGTTTGTATAGATTTTTTCACCTTGGATACAAGGCCAGGgcttacttttgtttattttttgttgaaTGGAGTCGAAAAGTTATAGTTTTCCTAAAGTCATAATATTTAACATTTAGTCATTATTTTGTCAAAACCTTCCGAAAGTAATTACTCAAAGTCAGCGATAGGCTACACACACTTTTGATGTCTTATGCCACTGGCGTAAATAGTTTAAGTTAGTAGGAAAAAAGGTGACGTGAGAAAACATTCGACAAGTGTTAAAAGCAGAAGAATAGTGTTGGTTGGCCTACGTTATTTTCGAAAGTCGAAAcgaatttgacacgtcaaatttTCCGTGCAGTGATGAGAAACACGATAAAGTCAAGAAATGCAAGTCTGTCTGAAGGTAGCAACACACCCACCGCAGATCGATTTTAGCACAACAATCTTCTACGATTTTTCTATCTTAGAAACACAACTTTAATGTTCTTCAATTCTGATAATGTGCTATCACAATTGAACTCCAATTGTTTGAAGTAGTTCAAAAATATTTTCACGTAGGCAACAACTTGTTTCTATAATGTTATTCAAGTATTATATGACAAGAACATAAACAATGAAGTAGGCTAGGCCTATAGCGAGCCTTATTGGTCCTTCATGTTTTGCTGTAGGCTACTTATTTAATGTAAGGTACTCTTTATGTTATATTTAATTTAGTTGTAATTTCTGGAAATCTTACAGTCTGTGGCTTTATCCCATCTATTTGAGTATCAGAACAATGtgggttttttttttacaaattgcaTTCACCATAGCCTATCCGTCTCCATATTGTTCAGGGAGTGGGGCACTAAATACTTGTTATAAATCCCTTTGTGTTCTATTTAACATTTTCATAACAACTAATGGGGAAACAAATCTAACCTTTATGAAATTCACATGCTGTGTATACCTCTCAATCCCAAACACTTTACACAATATGTCTTCGACATCTTAAAACGCACATCAAAAGGCTCCAAATGACGTCTACAGTATATCTGCCATAGATATGCAGTGAAAGACCATAACCTGAAGAGGGATTCTGTTCGGTTGCCATATGACCGCTACAGCCGTGGCGGGACATATCAACGACTAATTCCTTATCCTGGTAAAGTGATGGATCAAGCGAAGATCCCACTGCGATATGAAGATATTGATATATAGAGTTAGAGATGTTTGGAGAGGCTAAAAGGGAGGCAGAGGTTTGCTCCCCGTTGTTAGAGGTGCATATTTGGAATAGATGGACAGGGTCTTATACGCACCCCTGGGGTGCGTGTCTGATCCTGGACCACATACCTATGAACAGTTGATAAAGCTGACCCATGATCGATGAACAGCAACTGGCTCGTTGCTCTCCGTTGCCCTAGCTGCTAAAGACGTTGTCGTACATGTCCCTTCGATGTTTGTctccacattacctttgtttttcTATGGTTCTCTTTCGGTCAGtttgtagagcatggcgcttTCAACGCTAGGATATAGTGGGTTCGATCTCCGGGGGCACCTATACATGAATGTATGCACGCGTGACTATGCATTTCTTTGGTCAAAAGCGCCTGCTAAATAGCATATAGAGTTGAACCAGGCCTCACGAACTTTCAATAATTAATATCGAGATTTCTAAGAGTTGTTTGAATGTCTTAATGTTGGTGTGTTCAACATGAAGTTGGTTAAGTAGACAATACAACCTGTTAACTTTAACAGAGGGGATTACGCAAAGTTCTTTCCATATCTTAGTCTTCCAAATCACAGTGCATCAGGCACTTTCTCTCCACGGAAGTAGCCTACAATCAGTGACCTCAGACGACCAGAGCCATTAGGCTGAGACGAGCCAGACCGAGGTGAGGCGAAGTTGTTGGGATAACCACCAGCGACCAAGCTGTGTGTAGGCCCTCTGATCAAAGAACATCTGGAGAGAGACTTTATACAACCTTGTAATATGTATGTTAAATCTGTAGGCTGTAGAGTTCTAAATTcgttttaaatatgtttttggaaGCGCACCAAGTACGGCTGAGTTTGGTTGTGTTCTCCAAAGCTCAGGGTTGATCTTGGTTAAGCCTGTAAAGCGCGATGAAGTCACGGGTTAAACTGTAAACATATTAGCACAGATCAAACTATGAGAAAACATTAGCCTGGTGATCGAAGCTGCTCTATCGTAATAAAACACAGTTGAATACAGATTTGGCCATTACACAGCCTACTTGTGCGTAGAACCAACACAACAACATATGTTATCGCATAGCCAACTAGTAACTTGCCTCGTCTTGTTGGCCTTACTGATCTAGGACCGTTGGCCTTACTGATCTAGGACCGTTGGCCTTACTGATCTAGGACCGGACCCcaaggaattcacctttcaatcACAGTGTATAAAAACCG encodes the following:
- the LOC110499345 gene encoding metal transporter CNNM4 isoform X2 — translated: MLRVYYAASSVTQRANNHSGSRRPEAAAAAPWIAFIEEPGGERKRGEGERLVPPKQNPCVDEHARSSDIELLGSFRSASSHNSVLVELLAKDLRKDERIKYYSMCAFDGVKWEHFSTRDFWLAVVERPPHADVWLQLGVSLMLLGLSALCSGLNISMLAMDPVELRVLQNSGTEKEQKYAHKIESVRKHGNYILCTVVLGNVLTNTCFVVWMCQIIGMTPTSLATCTFGIFFIGEILPHSVASRHSLAIASKTIWATRLLMLVSFPISYPISKLLDIMLHQEISNFYTREKLVAMLRVTDPYHDLVKEELNIIQGALELRTKTVEQVHTPLADCYMLSSDAVLDFCTMSDVMQSGFTRIPVYENDRSNIVDILFVKDLAFVDPDDCTPLKTITQFYKHPMHCVFRDTKLDVMLEEFKRGKSHLAIVHRVNSEGEGDPFYEVLGIVTLEDVIEEIIKSEIVDETDLYIDKRTKRRVSHHERKQHDFSIFKMSENEMKVKISPQLLLATHRFLATEVEPFKPCHLSEKILLCLIKHPSVVQELKFDRKNKGAPQHFLYMRNKPVDYFVLILQGKVEVEIGKEALRFENGAFSYYGMPALIPPLSIVNRFGSGSSGLNQSDSVLSGGSVGQLSIGGGGVYLPDFSVRQLTDLQIIKISRNHYQNALTASLMDSVPQTPDPEGRPTLPEARSHSIALPLTHTFTHLQPVLERHTHTETAGPLTSQLNERSCIVRSKSDGQRSPSDSVFLRMDDIPYIREDRPEDCQEDQPEEPPEKEPEDRTKDCPEDCPEDQLEDRQEDRLKYQLESQEGNGNKRSSWMGEEGGGRHGAVIVDHPAQSQREETTGEEEESR
- the LOC110499345 gene encoding metal transporter CNNM4 isoform X1; translation: MSLCSLFSMMAADAAVASSSPHRISPHPYRQLSFHLFTLIILLFFLPAQAKGLLGVRPEDTKAGELSVQDGLLQATEGTRFMLRVYYAASSVTQRANNHSGSRRPEAAAAAPWIAFIEEPGGERKRGEGERLVPPKQNPCVDEHARSSDIELLGSFRSASSHNSVLVELLAKDLRKDERIKYYSMCAFDGVKWEHFSTRDFWLAVVERPPHADVWLQLGVSLMLLGLSALCSGLNISMLAMDPVELRVLQNSGTEKEQKYAHKIESVRKHGNYILCTVVLGNVLTNTCFVVWMCQIIGMTPTSLATCTFGIFFIGEILPHSVASRHSLAIASKTIWATRLLMLVSFPISYPISKLLDIMLHQEISNFYTREKLVAMLRVTDPYHDLVKEELNIIQGALELRTKTVEQVHTPLADCYMLSSDAVLDFCTMSDVMQSGFTRIPVYENDRSNIVDILFVKDLAFVDPDDCTPLKTITQFYKHPMHCVFRDTKLDVMLEEFKRGKSHLAIVHRVNSEGEGDPFYEVLGIVTLEDVIEEIIKSEIVDETDLYIDKRTKRRVSHHERKQHDFSIFKMSENEMKVKISPQLLLATHRFLATEVEPFKPCHLSEKILLCLIKHPSVVQELKFDRKNKGAPQHFLYMRNKPVDYFVLILQGKVEVEIGKEALRFENGAFSYYGMPALIPPLSIVNRFGSGSSGLNQSDSVLSGGSVGQLSIGGGGVYLPDFSVRQLTDLQIIKISRNHYQNALTASLMDSVPQTPDPEGRPTLPEARSHSIALPLTHTFTHLQPVLERHTHTETAGPLTSQLNERSCIVRSKSDGQRSPSDSVFLRMDDIPYIREDRPEDCQEDQPEEPPEKEPEDRTKDCPEDCPEDQLEDRQEDRLKYQLESQEGNGNKRSSWMGEEGGGRHGAVIVDHPAQSQREETTGEEEESR